One Micromonospora eburnea genomic region harbors:
- a CDS encoding type 1 glutamine amidotransferase, translating into MSTESVRIVWVYPDLLSTYGDRGNALILARRAQLRGMPVEVLEVRSDQRLPATADIYLIGGGEDGPQALGAQRLLADGGLHRAVAQGSVVFGVCAGYQLLGTSFFAKGTKCAGLELLDISSDRGPSRAVGELAGDVDGRLGIPYLTGFENHGGRTHLGPGVSPLARVTAGVGNDGVTEGAWRGKLLGTYSHGPALARNPALADLLLRWATGIHQLPAIDDTWADRLRSERRAAVAAAARV; encoded by the coding sequence GTGTCAACTGAGAGCGTGCGCATCGTCTGGGTCTACCCCGACCTGCTGTCCACCTATGGCGACCGGGGCAATGCCCTGATCCTGGCCCGGCGGGCCCAGCTGCGCGGCATGCCGGTCGAGGTGCTGGAGGTCCGCTCCGACCAGCGGCTGCCCGCCACCGCCGACATCTACCTGATCGGCGGCGGCGAGGACGGCCCGCAGGCGCTGGGCGCGCAGCGACTGCTCGCCGACGGCGGCCTGCACCGGGCGGTGGCCCAGGGCTCGGTGGTGTTCGGCGTCTGCGCCGGCTACCAGCTCCTCGGCACCTCCTTCTTCGCCAAGGGCACCAAGTGCGCCGGGCTGGAGCTGCTGGACATCTCCTCCGACCGGGGCCCCTCCCGGGCCGTCGGAGAGCTGGCCGGCGACGTCGACGGGCGGCTGGGCATCCCGTACCTGACCGGCTTCGAGAACCACGGCGGGCGGACCCACCTCGGACCCGGGGTGTCGCCGCTGGCCCGGGTCACGGCCGGGGTCGGCAACGACGGGGTGACCGAGGGCGCCTGGCGGGGCAAGCTGCTCGGCACCTACTCGCACGGCCCGGCGCTGGCCCGCAACCCGGCCCTGGCCGACCTGCTGCTGCGCTGGGCGACCGGCATCCACCAGCTTCCCGCGATCGACGACACCTGGGCCGACCGGCTCCGGTCCGAGCGTCGCGCCGCGGTGGCCGCCGCCGCCCGGGTGTGA
- a CDS encoding DUF58 domain-containing protein: MRDGLRGLTTRGRSFLAAAVAAVLSAAILGEKDLLRVAVLLAILPLLAAAYVGRSRYKLACNRSLEPHRVPVGASSRVVLRLQNLSRLPTGTLLLEDRLPYALGSRPRVVLERLGAHQASSVAYTVRADVRGRYEVGPLVIRLTDPFGLCELSRAFPSVDHLTVIPQVTPLPPVRLPGEYAGSGDSRARSVAVHGEDDAATREYRVGDDLRRVHWKSTARTGELMVRREEQPWESRATVVLDTRAAGHRGDGPTASFEWAVSAAASIAVHLRQAGYKLRLVTGSGVDVDATEAAGEGLFLDHLADVRLAQRGEITTLVQQVRQRSDGGMIIALFGALSTAEAELLAGLRGNGATCVGFLLDSTTWQNLPPKARAEAERAHGTAALALLQAGWRVIGVAHGNRLPMLWPQAARGSQGFALRAALAETVAGGVR; this comes from the coding sequence GTGCGCGACGGGCTGCGCGGGCTGACCACCCGCGGCCGCTCCTTCCTGGCGGCCGCGGTCGCCGCCGTCCTCTCCGCCGCCATCCTTGGCGAGAAGGACCTGCTCCGGGTGGCCGTCCTGCTCGCCATCCTGCCGCTGCTCGCGGCGGCCTACGTGGGCCGCAGCCGCTACAAGCTCGCCTGCAACCGCTCGCTGGAGCCGCACCGGGTGCCGGTCGGGGCCAGCTCCCGGGTGGTGCTGCGCCTGCAGAACCTGTCCCGGCTGCCCACCGGCACCCTGCTGCTGGAGGACCGGCTGCCGTACGCGCTGGGCAGCCGGCCCCGGGTGGTGCTGGAACGCCTCGGCGCGCACCAGGCCAGCTCGGTGGCGTACACCGTCCGGGCCGACGTGCGCGGCCGGTACGAGGTGGGCCCGCTGGTGATCCGCCTGACCGACCCGTTCGGGCTCTGCGAGCTCAGCCGCGCCTTCCCCAGCGTCGACCACCTCACGGTCATCCCGCAGGTCACCCCGTTGCCGCCGGTCCGCCTCCCCGGCGAGTACGCCGGCAGCGGCGACAGCCGGGCCCGCTCGGTCGCGGTGCACGGCGAGGACGACGCCGCCACCCGGGAGTACCGGGTGGGCGACGACCTGCGCCGGGTGCACTGGAAGTCGACGGCCCGCACCGGCGAGCTGATGGTGCGCCGGGAGGAGCAGCCCTGGGAGAGCCGGGCCACGGTCGTCCTGGACACCCGCGCCGCCGGGCATCGCGGTGACGGGCCGACGGCCAGCTTCGAATGGGCGGTCTCGGCCGCCGCCAGCATCGCCGTGCACCTGCGCCAGGCCGGCTACAAGCTGCGCCTGGTCACCGGCTCCGGTGTGGACGTGGACGCCACCGAGGCGGCCGGCGAGGGGCTGTTCCTCGATCACCTCGCCGACGTACGCCTGGCGCAGCGCGGTGAGATCACCACCCTGGTGCAGCAGGTCCGGCAGCGGTCCGACGGCGGGATGATCATCGCGTTGTTCGGCGCGCTGAGCACCGCCGAGGCGGAACTGCTGGCCGGCCTGCGCGGCAACGGCGCGACCTGCGTCGGTTTCCTGCTCGACAGCACCACCTGGCAGAACCTGCCGCCGAAGGCCCGGGCCGAGGCGGAACGCGCGCACGGCACGGCCGCGCTCGCCCTGTTGCAAGCCGGATGGCGGGTGATCGGCGTGGCGCACGGCAACCGGCTGCCCATGCTCTGGCCGCAGGCGGCCCGGGGCTCGCAGGGCTTCGCGCTACGGGCGGCCCTGGCCGAGACGGTGGCCGGAGGCGTGCGATGA
- the leuS gene encoding leucine--tRNA ligase, with protein MSEAAAPATDIPPFRYTAALAEEIEHRWQDTWEREGTFHAPNPTGPLADPDHPRAGAEKLYVLDMFPYPSGAGLHVGHPLGYIGTDCYARYQRMAGRNVLHAMGFDAFGLPAEQYAVQTGTHPRTTTEANIERYKAQLRRLGMAHDERRSVATIDTDFYRWTQWIFLQIFNSWYDPEARKARPIAELTAAFEKGDRPTPDGRPWAELTVGERRKVVDDHRLAYVSEAPVNWCPGLGTVLANEEVTADGRSERGNFPVFKRNLKQWMMRITAYGDRLLDDLETLDWPEPIKLMQRNWIGRSTGAHIDFPTSTTDSGFAGEARIRVFTTRPDTIFGATYLVLAPEHELVDVLVPAAWPEGTRDAWTGGHASPRVAVEAYRKAAAAKTDVERQAETKEKTGVFVGAYATNPVTGGRIPIFIADYVLAGYGTGAIMAVPAQDERDWDFAEVFDLPIVRTVQPAEGFAGKAYTGDGPAINSAAPDRGLDLNGLGVADAKARIIEWLEANGHGTGAVTWRLRDWLFSRQRYWGEPFPIVYDETGTPIALPESMLPVELPEVDDFSPRTFDPEDAASNPETPLSRRRDWVEVELDLGDGPKRYTRETNVMPQWAGSCWYELRYVDPTNGERFVDPENEAYWMGPQGPGDCGGTDLYVGGQEHAVLHLLYARFWHKVLYDLGHVSSFEPFRKLFNQGYIQAYAYADARGVYVPAEEVVEVDGRFFHGETEVKREYGKMGKSLRNVVTPDEMCAAYGADTFRVYEMSMGPLEVSRPWETRAVVGSYRFLQRVWRAVVDEQTGELRVTDAPADEATRRLLHRVIDGVRGDMEGIRFNTAIAKLIELTNALTRLPGTPREVAEPLVLMVAPFAPHIAEELWRRMGHDTSLAYADFPTADPALLVAETVTYPVQVNGKVRGRIEVPADASEDDVRAAALEAVAGALGGKEPRKVIVVKGRMVSVVA; from the coding sequence ATGAGTGAGGCAGCCGCACCGGCGACCGACATCCCCCCGTTCCGGTACACCGCGGCCCTGGCCGAGGAGATCGAACACCGCTGGCAGGACACCTGGGAGCGGGAGGGCACCTTCCACGCGCCGAACCCGACCGGCCCTCTCGCCGACCCGGACCACCCCCGCGCGGGCGCCGAGAAGCTGTACGTGCTGGACATGTTCCCGTACCCCTCGGGTGCGGGCCTGCACGTGGGCCACCCGCTGGGTTACATCGGCACCGACTGCTACGCCCGCTACCAGCGGATGGCCGGGCGCAACGTGCTGCACGCGATGGGCTTCGACGCGTTCGGCCTGCCCGCCGAGCAGTACGCGGTGCAGACCGGCACCCACCCCAGGACCACCACCGAGGCGAACATCGAGCGCTACAAGGCGCAGCTGCGTCGGCTGGGAATGGCCCACGACGAGCGCCGCTCGGTGGCCACCATCGACACCGACTTCTACCGCTGGACCCAGTGGATCTTCCTGCAGATCTTCAACTCCTGGTACGACCCGGAGGCGAGGAAGGCCCGGCCGATCGCCGAGCTGACCGCCGCGTTCGAGAAGGGCGACCGGCCCACCCCGGACGGCCGCCCGTGGGCCGAGCTGACCGTGGGCGAGCGGCGGAAGGTCGTCGACGACCACCGGCTGGCGTACGTCTCGGAGGCGCCGGTGAACTGGTGCCCGGGGCTGGGCACGGTGCTGGCCAACGAGGAGGTCACCGCCGACGGCCGCTCCGAGCGGGGCAACTTCCCGGTCTTCAAGCGGAACCTGAAGCAGTGGATGATGCGGATCACCGCGTACGGTGACCGGCTGCTGGACGACCTGGAGACGCTGGACTGGCCCGAGCCGATCAAGCTGATGCAGCGCAACTGGATCGGCCGGTCCACCGGCGCGCACATCGACTTCCCGACCTCGACCACTGATTCCGGTTTTGCGGGCGAAGCCCGCATCAGGGTCTTCACCACCCGGCCGGACACCATCTTCGGGGCCACCTACCTGGTGCTGGCCCCCGAGCACGAGCTGGTCGACGTGCTGGTGCCGGCCGCCTGGCCGGAGGGGACGAGGGACGCCTGGACCGGTGGGCACGCCAGCCCGCGGGTCGCCGTCGAGGCGTACCGGAAGGCCGCCGCGGCCAAGACGGACGTGGAACGGCAGGCGGAGACCAAGGAGAAGACCGGCGTCTTCGTCGGCGCGTACGCCACCAACCCGGTCACCGGCGGGCGCATCCCGATCTTCATCGCGGACTACGTGCTGGCCGGCTACGGCACCGGCGCGATCATGGCGGTGCCCGCCCAGGACGAGCGGGACTGGGACTTCGCCGAGGTCTTCGACCTGCCGATCGTGCGGACCGTGCAGCCGGCGGAGGGCTTCGCCGGCAAGGCGTACACCGGGGACGGCCCGGCGATCAACAGCGCCGCGCCCGACCGCGGCCTGGACCTGAACGGTCTGGGGGTGGCCGACGCCAAGGCGCGGATCATCGAGTGGCTGGAGGCCAACGGGCACGGCACCGGCGCGGTCACCTGGCGGCTGCGCGACTGGCTGTTCTCCCGGCAGCGCTACTGGGGCGAGCCGTTCCCGATCGTGTACGACGAGACCGGCACGCCGATCGCGCTGCCCGAGTCGATGCTGCCGGTCGAGCTGCCCGAGGTGGACGACTTCTCGCCGCGTACCTTCGACCCGGAGGACGCCGCGAGCAACCCGGAGACCCCGCTGTCCCGGCGGCGCGACTGGGTCGAGGTGGAGCTGGACCTGGGCGACGGGCCGAAGCGTTACACCCGCGAGACCAACGTGATGCCGCAGTGGGCCGGCTCCTGCTGGTACGAGCTGCGCTACGTCGACCCGACCAACGGCGAGCGCTTCGTCGACCCGGAGAACGAGGCGTACTGGATGGGCCCGCAGGGCCCCGGCGACTGCGGTGGCACCGACCTGTACGTCGGCGGCCAGGAGCACGCCGTGCTGCACCTGCTGTACGCCCGGTTCTGGCACAAGGTGCTGTACGACCTGGGCCACGTCTCGTCGTTCGAGCCGTTCCGCAAGCTGTTCAACCAGGGCTACATCCAGGCGTACGCCTACGCCGACGCCCGGGGCGTCTACGTGCCCGCCGAGGAGGTCGTCGAGGTGGACGGCCGGTTCTTCCACGGCGAGACCGAGGTCAAGCGCGAGTACGGCAAGATGGGCAAGTCGCTGAGGAACGTCGTCACCCCCGACGAGATGTGCGCGGCGTACGGCGCGGACACCTTCCGGGTGTACGAGATGTCGATGGGTCCGCTGGAGGTGTCCCGCCCGTGGGAGACCCGGGCGGTGGTCGGCTCGTACCGGTTCCTGCAGCGGGTCTGGCGGGCGGTCGTCGACGAGCAGACCGGCGAGCTGCGGGTCACCGACGCGCCGGCCGACGAGGCGACCCGGCGGCTGCTGCACAGGGTCATCGACGGGGTTCGCGGCGACATGGAGGGGATCCGGTTCAACACCGCGATCGCCAAGCTGATCGAGCTGACCAACGCGCTGACCCGGCTGCCCGGCACCCCGCGCGAGGTGGCCGAGCCGCTGGTGCTGATGGTGGCCCCGTTCGCCCCGCACATCGCGGAGGAACTGTGGCGGCGGATGGGCCACGACACCTCCCTGGCGTACGCGGACTTCCCGACCGCCGACCCGGCGCTGCTGGTCGCCGAGACGGTGACCTATCCGGTGCAGGTCAACGGCAAGGTGCGCGGCCGGATCGAGGTGCCCGCCGACGCGTCCGAGGACGACGTCCGCGCGGCCGCCCTGGAAGCGGTCGCCGGTGCGCTGGGCGGCAAGGAGCCCCGCAAGGTCATCGTGGTGAAGGGCCGCATGGTCTCCGTCGTCGCCTGA
- a CDS encoding DUF3040 domain-containing protein produces the protein MPLSEHEQRLFEQIERSLAEDPKFASAVRASDPRFHARRRVLVAAGVVIAGLALLIYGAVIKTPPLAVAGFVVMLASLGYAVQSHRRSQSPDLHVVGGTTSRRPRGRTGRRGSFLDRMEDRWRQRPEGHR, from the coding sequence GTGCCGCTCTCGGAGCACGAGCAGCGGCTGTTCGAGCAGATCGAGCGGTCGCTTGCCGAGGACCCCAAGTTCGCCTCGGCCGTGCGCGCCAGCGACCCGCGTTTCCACGCGCGGCGTCGCGTGCTCGTCGCTGCCGGCGTGGTCATCGCTGGTCTGGCACTGTTGATCTACGGTGCCGTGATCAAGACGCCTCCGCTGGCCGTGGCGGGCTTCGTCGTCATGCTGGCCTCACTGGGCTACGCGGTGCAGTCGCACCGGCGATCCCAGTCGCCCGACCTGCACGTGGTCGGCGGCACGACAAGCCGTCGTCCCCGGGGTCGGACGGGCCGGCGGGGTTCGTTCCTCGACCGGATGGAGGATCGGTGGCGGCAGCGCCCGGAGGGGCACCGCTGA
- a CDS encoding transglutaminase TgpA family protein yields the protein MSAHRNLGFVAAAATLLAAAPLSAIFQHWTWLIEAAIVVALVAGAAALSRLARAPLWGQIIAMLAGLMLGLTWVFPSGTELLTFLPTPGTFARFGELLGASMQDMRTYGVKVKDVDSLLFLAVLGIGVVAVVVDVLTVGLRRPALAGLPMLAIYSVPVAVYVDTVPATPFVVGACGYLWLLVTDNVDRVRRFGRRFTGEGRDVDVWEASPLAAAGRRLAVVGVALAVALPLAVPGMTGGLLDTMGDSTGNGNGRSGQGGSPGRVNLFAALSGQLTRNEVTELVRVTTNEPTPFYLRFGVADELSPSGFRDRVPSGQPVNRDLPDPSARVGNGVEQHRYRATVEVKHLDMPLLPVYAEPVKTENLGGNWRYDPSLQIIFSNRENSRGKRYSFDYVRSTYSPSTLRAAPSLPADDPVLRQQAVPPPIRAVNELVDRLIKGKQNDYDKVRAIYDYFSVENGFRYSLSTRGGTSGEDITDFLDTKVGFCQQYAASMAWLVRAAGIRARVAFGFTNGSNSGGTYVLTNKNLHAWTEVYFDSIGWVPFDATPAAGVPGSVRSAWAPDADAPDEIAPSAGGTTAPGGVDPSAGPNGRDRLDKDADQGLSLGDSGPTEQPPVWPWWAAGLVALLALLAAPALRRSALRRRRRASAPAPAATALTSIPGSRGEVRDIVVEVDPDRARADAHAAWDELLDTLVDFQVRVDGTETPRTTAERLAREALSEDAGAVDGVRLLGRAEERARYARDPLTGEALHPALRAVRGALASRADRRTRIMAALLPPSVLLRWRTATTERSARLVAGGGRLRQRLLRWNPRRLLAGRPAR from the coding sequence GTGAGCGCGCACCGCAACCTCGGCTTCGTCGCCGCGGCGGCGACCCTGCTGGCCGCGGCGCCGTTGTCGGCGATCTTCCAGCACTGGACGTGGCTGATCGAGGCGGCCATCGTGGTCGCCCTGGTGGCCGGCGCCGCCGCGCTGAGCCGGCTGGCCCGGGCACCCCTGTGGGGCCAGATCATCGCCATGCTCGCCGGCCTCATGCTGGGCCTGACCTGGGTCTTCCCGAGCGGCACCGAGCTGCTGACGTTCCTGCCCACCCCGGGCACCTTCGCCCGCTTCGGCGAGCTGCTCGGCGCGTCCATGCAGGACATGCGCACGTACGGCGTGAAGGTGAAGGACGTCGACTCGCTGCTCTTCCTCGCCGTGCTGGGCATCGGCGTCGTGGCGGTGGTGGTGGACGTGCTCACCGTCGGGCTGCGCCGGCCGGCACTGGCCGGGCTGCCGATGCTGGCCATCTACTCGGTGCCGGTGGCGGTCTACGTCGACACCGTCCCGGCCACCCCGTTCGTGGTGGGCGCCTGCGGCTACCTGTGGCTGCTGGTCACCGACAACGTCGACCGGGTACGCCGGTTCGGCCGCCGGTTCACCGGCGAGGGTCGCGACGTCGACGTCTGGGAGGCGTCACCGCTGGCTGCGGCGGGTCGCCGGCTCGCCGTGGTCGGGGTGGCCCTCGCGGTGGCGCTGCCGCTGGCCGTGCCCGGGATGACCGGCGGGCTGCTGGACACGATGGGCGACTCGACCGGCAACGGCAACGGCCGGTCCGGCCAGGGCGGCAGTCCCGGCCGGGTCAACCTGTTCGCCGCGCTCAGCGGCCAGCTCACCCGGAACGAGGTGACCGAGCTGGTCAGGGTCACCACCAACGAGCCCACACCGTTCTACCTGCGCTTCGGAGTGGCCGACGAGCTGAGCCCGAGCGGCTTCCGGGACCGCGTACCCAGCGGGCAGCCGGTGAACCGGGACCTGCCGGACCCGTCAGCGCGAGTTGGCAACGGCGTCGAACAGCACCGCTACCGGGCCACGGTCGAGGTGAAGCACCTCGACATGCCGCTGCTGCCGGTCTACGCCGAGCCGGTGAAGACCGAGAACCTCGGCGGCAACTGGCGCTACGACCCGAGTCTCCAGATCATCTTCTCCAACCGCGAGAACTCGCGGGGCAAGCGGTACTCGTTCGACTACGTACGCTCGACGTACAGCCCCTCGACGCTGCGCGCGGCGCCCTCCCTGCCGGCCGACGACCCGGTGCTGCGCCAGCAGGCCGTTCCGCCGCCGATCCGCGCGGTCAACGAGCTGGTTGACCGGCTGATCAAGGGCAAGCAGAACGACTACGACAAGGTCCGGGCGATCTACGACTACTTCTCGGTGGAGAACGGGTTCAGGTACTCGCTCTCCACCCGTGGTGGCACCAGCGGCGAGGACATCACCGATTTCCTCGACACCAAGGTGGGCTTCTGCCAGCAGTACGCCGCCTCGATGGCCTGGCTGGTCCGGGCCGCCGGTATCCGGGCCCGGGTGGCCTTCGGCTTCACCAACGGCAGCAACTCCGGCGGCACCTATGTGCTGACCAACAAGAACCTGCACGCCTGGACGGAGGTCTACTTCGACAGCATCGGCTGGGTGCCGTTCGACGCCACCCCGGCGGCCGGCGTGCCGGGCTCGGTCCGGTCGGCCTGGGCCCCGGACGCCGACGCCCCGGACGAGATCGCCCCGTCGGCCGGAGGCACCACCGCCCCGGGTGGGGTGGACCCCTCGGCCGGCCCGAACGGCCGGGACCGGCTCGACAAGGACGCCGACCAGGGTCTCTCCCTGGGCGACAGCGGCCCCACCGAACAGCCGCCGGTCTGGCCGTGGTGGGCGGCCGGCCTGGTCGCTCTGCTGGCGCTGCTCGCGGCGCCGGCGCTGCGGCGGTCCGCGCTGCGCCGACGCCGCCGGGCCTCGGCTCCGGCACCGGCGGCCACCGCGTTGACCAGCATCCCCGGCTCGCGTGGTGAGGTACGCGACATCGTGGTCGAGGTGGACCCTGATCGGGCCCGCGCGGACGCGCACGCCGCCTGGGACGAGCTGTTGGACACCCTGGTCGACTTCCAGGTCCGCGTCGACGGGACGGAGACCCCCCGGACGACCGCCGAACGGCTGGCCCGGGAGGCGCTGTCCGAGGACGCCGGGGCGGTCGACGGGGTCCGGCTGCTCGGCCGGGCCGAGGAGCGGGCCCGCTACGCCCGTGACCCGCTGACCGGCGAGGCACTGCACCCGGCGCTGCGGGCGGTACGCGGGGCGCTCGCCAGCCGGGCGGACCGGCGTACCCGGATCATGGCGGCCCTGCTGCCGCCCTCGGTGCTGCTGCGCTGGCGGACCGCAACGACGGAACGCTCGGCCCGCCTGGTCGCCGGCGGCGGGCGGCTGCGCCAGCGGCTGCTGCGCTGGAACCCGCGGCGCCTGCTGGCGGGCCGGCCGGCCCGCTGA
- a CDS encoding TVP38/TMEM64 family protein, with protein MGRPAPVRASRRGGRRRPGVTPTARRPAAGRFAALLRQPSARRFGLLLLLLAGCGVALLLVPRPDPADLPRLALSLGGYAPVAAVLGGALLMVALVPRTLVTLAAGAIFGPLAGTAYALGAALLAAALGFTVGRLLGRQFVAERVRGRLARLDGWFARQSVLGVITVRLLPIAGFGLVSYGYGTTGARLLPFLAGSVIAAVPTAVGYAAIGAAVTSPGQINWYAAAPAGLGLIASVFIIRTWWRAERRPAPS; from the coding sequence CTGGGCCGACCGGCTCCGGTCCGAGCGTCGCGCCGCGGTGGCCGCCGCCGCCCGGGTGTGACCCCCACCGCCCGGCGGCCAGCCGCGGGCCGGTTCGCCGCGCTGCTCCGGCAGCCGTCCGCGCGCCGGTTCGGGCTGCTGCTCCTGCTGCTCGCCGGGTGCGGGGTGGCCCTGCTGCTGGTGCCCCGACCGGACCCGGCCGACCTGCCCCGGCTCGCCCTCTCCCTCGGCGGGTACGCCCCGGTCGCGGCAGTCCTGGGCGGGGCGTTGCTGATGGTGGCGCTGGTCCCGCGTACCTTGGTCACGCTCGCCGCGGGCGCGATCTTCGGCCCGCTGGCGGGCACCGCGTACGCCCTCGGCGCGGCGCTGCTCGCGGCGGCGCTCGGCTTCACGGTCGGCCGCCTGCTGGGCCGGCAGTTCGTGGCCGAGCGGGTCCGCGGTCGGCTGGCCCGACTGGACGGCTGGTTCGCCCGGCAGAGCGTACTCGGGGTGATCACCGTACGGCTGCTGCCGATCGCCGGGTTCGGGCTGGTCAGCTACGGCTACGGCACCACCGGGGCGCGGCTGCTGCCGTTCCTGGCCGGCAGCGTGATCGCCGCCGTCCCCACCGCCGTCGGGTACGCGGCGATCGGCGCGGCCGTCACCTCCCCCGGCCAGATCAACTGGTACGCGGCCGCACCGGCCGGCCTCGGCCTGATCGCCAGCGTGTTCATCATCCGCACGTGGTGGCGCGCCGAGCGCCGGCCGGCCCCGAGCTGA
- a CDS encoding AAA family ATPase has product MTQQTWDEVGGLLPHDEFRAASEAIVANIEQVIEGKTATVRLALAVLLAEGHLLIEDVPGVGKTKLAKALARSIDCSVRRIQFTPDLLPSDVTGVSVYNQETHDFEFRPGAVFANLVVGDEINRASPKTQSALLECMEERQVTVDGVTYQLQTPFMVIATQNPIEMEGTYPLPEAQRDRFTARIAMGYPDAGAELAMLDGHGATDPLHELRPVSDAATVRQLIGHVRQVHVADPVKQYAIDLVTATREAPDLRLGASPRATLQLLRTARAVAALEGRDYVLPDDLQALAVPVLAHRIIPTADAQLARRTTDAIVAELVHRLPVPNDRKRSSYDNRAGGSGRGPFEPRRP; this is encoded by the coding sequence GTGACACAACAGACCTGGGACGAGGTGGGCGGTCTGCTGCCGCACGACGAGTTCCGCGCCGCCAGCGAGGCCATCGTGGCCAACATCGAGCAGGTCATCGAGGGCAAGACGGCCACCGTCCGGCTCGCCCTGGCCGTGCTGCTCGCCGAGGGGCACCTGCTGATCGAGGACGTGCCCGGCGTCGGCAAGACCAAGCTCGCCAAGGCCCTCGCGCGCTCGATCGACTGCTCGGTCCGTCGGATCCAGTTCACCCCCGACCTGCTGCCCAGCGATGTCACCGGGGTCAGCGTCTACAACCAGGAGACGCACGACTTCGAGTTCCGCCCGGGCGCGGTCTTCGCCAACCTGGTGGTCGGCGACGAGATCAACCGGGCCTCGCCGAAGACCCAGTCCGCCCTGCTCGAATGCATGGAGGAGCGTCAGGTCACCGTCGACGGCGTCACCTACCAGCTACAGACCCCGTTCATGGTGATCGCGACGCAGAACCCGATCGAGATGGAGGGGACGTACCCGCTGCCGGAGGCGCAGCGCGACCGGTTCACCGCCCGGATCGCGATGGGCTACCCGGACGCGGGGGCCGAGCTGGCCATGCTGGACGGTCACGGCGCCACCGACCCGCTCCACGAGCTGCGCCCGGTCTCCGACGCGGCGACCGTCCGCCAGCTCATCGGTCACGTCCGGCAGGTGCACGTCGCCGACCCGGTCAAGCAGTACGCCATCGACCTGGTCACCGCCACCCGCGAGGCACCCGACCTGCGGCTCGGCGCGTCCCCGCGGGCCACCCTGCAGCTGCTGCGCACCGCCCGCGCGGTGGCCGCCCTGGAGGGGCGGGACTACGTCCTCCCGGACGACCTGCAGGCCCTCGCGGTGCCGGTGCTGGCGCACCGGATCATCCCGACCGCCGACGCGCAGCTGGCCCGCCGCACCACCGACGCGATCGTCGCCGAGCTGGTGCACCGGCTGCCGGTGCCGAACGACCGCAAGCGCTCCTCGTACGACAACCGGGCCGGCGGCAGCGGTCGTGGCCCGTTCGAGCCGCGGAGGCCGTGA
- a CDS encoding DNA polymerase IV — translation MGRSQSLPRGGDPRFGPDADDTGCPILHVDMDAFFASVEVRHRPELRGRPVVVGGIGPRGVVSSASYEARRYGVRSAMPTARARALCPHAVYLPPDFARYSAASRSVMRIFRDVTPLVEPLSLDEAFLDVAGARRLFGSPSRIARLIRRRVAEEQGITCSVGVAPSKFVAKLGSTRAKPDGMLVVPAARVLDFLHPLPVAALWGVGERSAEALRRLGLNTVGELAEAPVGLLRRAVGEAAATHLHELAWGRDPRRVSPEQVEKSIGAEVTFDTDVTDPAEIRRALLALAEKVGTRLRAAGQVGRTVSLKVRLADFRTVSRSRTLTVPTDTAREMFDTAWALWTALAPGEPVRLVGVRLEGLGAAQETPRQLTLGAPERGWREAEAAADAAAARFGRSVIGPASLLGKRDPRRVEKPSGP, via the coding sequence ATGGGCCGCAGCCAGTCGTTGCCCCGGGGCGGTGATCCGCGCTTCGGGCCGGACGCCGACGACACCGGCTGCCCGATCCTGCACGTCGACATGGACGCCTTCTTCGCCTCCGTCGAGGTGCGCCACCGGCCCGAGCTGCGCGGCCGGCCGGTCGTGGTGGGCGGGATCGGGCCGCGCGGCGTGGTCAGCTCGGCCAGCTACGAGGCCCGCCGGTACGGCGTCCGCAGCGCCATGCCCACCGCCCGCGCCCGGGCGCTCTGCCCGCACGCGGTCTACCTGCCACCGGATTTCGCGCGCTACTCGGCGGCCTCCCGGTCGGTGATGCGGATCTTCCGGGACGTCACCCCGCTGGTCGAGCCGCTCTCCCTGGACGAGGCGTTCCTCGACGTGGCCGGCGCCCGCCGGCTCTTCGGTTCCCCGTCCCGGATCGCCCGGCTGATCCGCCGCCGGGTCGCCGAGGAACAGGGGATCACCTGTTCGGTCGGCGTGGCGCCGAGCAAGTTCGTGGCCAAGCTCGGCTCCACCCGGGCCAAGCCGGACGGCATGCTCGTGGTGCCCGCCGCCCGGGTCCTGGACTTCCTGCACCCGCTGCCGGTGGCGGCGCTGTGGGGCGTGGGGGAGCGCTCCGCGGAGGCGCTGCGCCGGCTCGGCCTGAACACCGTGGGCGAGCTGGCCGAGGCACCGGTCGGCCTGCTCCGCCGGGCGGTCGGCGAGGCGGCCGCGACCCACCTGCACGAGCTGGCCTGGGGGCGGGACCCGCGCCGGGTCTCCCCGGAGCAGGTGGAGAAGTCGATCGGCGCCGAGGTCACCTTCGACACCGATGTCACCGACCCGGCGGAGATCCGCCGCGCCCTGCTGGCGCTGGCCGAGAAGGTCGGCACCCGGCTGCGCGCGGCCGGCCAGGTGGGGCGCACCGTGTCGCTCAAGGTCCGGCTGGCCGATTTCCGCACGGTCAGCCGGTCCCGCACCCTCACCGTGCCCACCGACACCGCACGGGAGATGTTCGACACGGCGTGGGCCCTGTGGACCGCGCTCGCCCCCGGTGAGCCGGTCCGCCTGGTCGGCGTACGCCTGGAGGGGCTGGGCGCCGCCCAGGAGACGCCGCGCCAACTCACTCTCGGCGCGCCGGAGCGCGGCTGGCGGGAGGCGGAGGCGGCGGCGGACGCTGCGGCCGCCCGATTCGGGCGGTCCGTCATAGGTCCGGCCAGTCTGCTCGGGAAGCGTGATCCACGACGGGTCGAAAAACCGAGCGGGCCATAG